In one window of Micromonospora cathayae DNA:
- a CDS encoding sugar phosphate isomerase/epimerase family protein, whose product MQFGFSSYSFYQHLRTGRMSLFDVIDWIGASDATHMEIATVSLSPEISNDTSTLDQDPAFVQQVKTRAADQGVTLSNLVVPADLLGEDAPRHLARVKRHLDVAAELGITLFRHDVTRWAHRAKDIAEFEALMPRMVEVCRDIARYAAQYGITTSVENHGLLMNGGERVRRLIHLVDEPNFRTTLDVGNFMSVDDNPVVAVAENAPYASIVHLKDFYVRRQYPGEGWHHTPGGVYLLGSIVGYGDLDMRRIVQGIVAADYDGFISIEFEGIEECLMANPIGLANAKRLFAEAQAEAAATAGAAAGTGVAASAGAVAGAGAAK is encoded by the coding sequence GTGCAGTTTGGCTTCAGCTCCTACTCCTTCTACCAGCACCTGCGTACCGGCAGGATGAGCCTGTTCGACGTGATCGACTGGATCGGCGCCAGCGACGCCACGCACATGGAGATCGCGACGGTGTCGCTGTCCCCGGAGATCTCCAACGACACCTCCACGCTCGACCAGGACCCGGCGTTCGTGCAGCAGGTGAAGACCCGCGCCGCCGACCAGGGGGTCACCCTGTCCAACCTGGTCGTCCCGGCCGATCTGCTCGGCGAGGACGCGCCGCGGCACCTGGCCCGGGTCAAGCGGCACCTCGACGTGGCCGCCGAACTGGGCATCACCCTGTTCCGGCACGACGTCACCCGGTGGGCGCACCGGGCGAAGGACATCGCCGAGTTCGAGGCGCTGATGCCCCGCATGGTGGAGGTCTGCCGGGACATCGCCCGGTACGCGGCCCAGTACGGCATCACCACCAGCGTGGAGAACCACGGGCTGCTGATGAACGGCGGTGAGCGGGTACGCCGGCTCATCCACCTGGTCGACGAACCGAACTTCAGGACGACCCTGGACGTCGGCAACTTCATGTCGGTCGACGACAACCCGGTGGTGGCCGTCGCCGAGAACGCCCCGTACGCGAGCATCGTGCACCTGAAGGACTTCTACGTCCGTCGGCAGTACCCGGGTGAGGGCTGGCACCACACGCCCGGCGGGGTGTACCTGCTCGGTTCCATCGTCGGCTACGGCGACCTGGACATGCGGCGGATCGTGCAGGGCATCGTCGCGGCGGATTACGACGGTTTCATCTCCATCGAGTTCGAGGGCATCGAGGAGTGCCTGATGGCGAACCCGATCGGCCTGGCCAACGCCAAGCGCCTGTTCGCCGAGGCCCAGGCCGAAGCCGCCGCCACCGCCGGAGCCGCTGCCGGGACCGGAGTCGCTGCCAGCGCCGGGGCTGTTGCCGGAGCCGGGGCCGCCAAGTGA
- a CDS encoding Gfo/Idh/MocA family protein — translation MSRLGVGVIGVGSIADMHLGAYAANPRVQLVGVYDLNQERSAQKAETFGVERVHPTLDGLLADPQIDAVSICTWNDSHAEIATAALDAGKHVLVEKPLSRTVDEAEALEAAVARNDRYLQVGFVRRFGANARVLKSFVDDGMLGHVYHARATNIRRLGNPGGWFADSRRSGGGPLIDIGVHVLDLCWYFMGTPKAVTVSAVTHSPLGNRANVTSLSRYKVADYDPSRSDVEDFAAALIRFDNGASLSLETSYSLHALQDRLEVAVFGERGGAELEPELRIATELADTVLNLAPQIDHLSFDFAEGFAAEVAHFVALCLGEAEEVAPVSHGAEVMRMLGGVYESARTGREIRLG, via the coding sequence GTGAGCCGGCTCGGCGTCGGCGTGATCGGGGTCGGCAGCATCGCCGACATGCACCTCGGCGCGTACGCCGCGAACCCCCGGGTCCAGCTCGTCGGGGTGTACGACCTCAACCAGGAGCGCAGCGCGCAGAAGGCGGAGACCTTCGGGGTGGAGCGCGTCCACCCGACCCTGGACGGTCTGCTCGCCGATCCCCAGATCGACGCGGTGAGCATCTGCACCTGGAACGACAGCCACGCCGAGATCGCCACGGCGGCCCTGGACGCGGGCAAGCACGTGCTGGTGGAGAAGCCGCTGAGCCGTACCGTCGACGAGGCCGAGGCGCTGGAGGCGGCGGTCGCCCGCAACGACCGGTACCTCCAGGTCGGCTTCGTCCGGCGGTTCGGCGCGAACGCCCGGGTGCTGAAGTCCTTCGTGGACGACGGCATGCTGGGCCACGTCTACCACGCGCGGGCCACGAACATCCGACGCCTCGGCAACCCGGGCGGCTGGTTCGCCGACAGCCGGCGCTCCGGCGGCGGGCCGCTCATCGACATCGGCGTGCACGTGCTCGACCTGTGCTGGTACTTCATGGGCACCCCGAAGGCGGTCACGGTCAGCGCGGTCACCCACTCGCCGCTGGGCAACCGGGCGAACGTGACGTCGCTGTCCCGGTACAAGGTCGCCGACTACGACCCGTCCCGCAGCGACGTCGAGGACTTCGCCGCCGCACTGATCCGGTTCGACAACGGGGCCTCGCTGTCCCTGGAGACCAGCTACTCCCTGCACGCCCTCCAGGACCGGCTCGAGGTGGCGGTGTTCGGGGAGCGGGGCGGGGCGGAACTCGAACCGGAGCTGCGGATCGCCACCGAACTGGCCGACACCGTCCTGAACCTGGCCCCGCAGATCGACCACCTGTCGTTCGACTTCGCCGAGGGGTTCGCCGCCGAGGTCGCCCACTTCGTCGCGCTCTGCCTGGGTGAGGCCGAGGAGGTGGCCCCGGTCTCGCACGGTGCGGAGGTCATGCGGATGCTCGGCGGCGTCTACGAGTCGGCCCGTACCGGCCGAGAGATCAGGCTCGGCTGA
- a CDS encoding Gfo/Idh/MocA family protein — translation MGDGSAGSRGGYAGRGPVRVGVLGCGNVSSRYVANLAGQPEVDVVACADADPVRARALAAAHALPEIPSVDDLLAHPGLDLVLNLTPPRVHAELTLRALAYDKHVYTEKPLATSLADARRILDTARARKLRVGTAPDTFLGTGPRTCADLVTRGAIGTPVSVNAAMMNAGPERFHPEPEFLYQEGAGPLFDIGPYYLTVLTALMGSVVRVGALGATARPERVVLTGPRAGSTFPVQTPTHVNTVLEFATGALGMLVTSFDVTATRTPHLEIHGTGGTIVAAQANSWGGPVLLRGAGDTDFTEVVSGPQASDGFMGMGLVDLARAILADRPALATAERGFHVLEVLTAIADSARDGGRFVPMTSTLEDPGGRQPAAPAGR, via the coding sequence ATGGGTGACGGCAGTGCCGGGTCCCGGGGTGGGTACGCCGGCCGGGGACCGGTCCGGGTAGGAGTGTTGGGCTGCGGGAACGTGAGTTCCCGGTACGTGGCGAACCTGGCCGGCCAGCCGGAGGTCGACGTCGTCGCGTGCGCCGACGCCGACCCGGTACGGGCGCGGGCGTTGGCCGCCGCCCACGCGCTGCCGGAGATACCGTCGGTGGACGACCTGCTGGCGCATCCGGGGCTCGACCTGGTGCTCAACCTGACCCCGCCGAGGGTGCACGCCGAGCTGACCCTGCGGGCGTTGGCGTACGACAAGCACGTCTACACGGAGAAGCCGCTCGCCACCTCGCTGGCCGACGCCCGGCGCATCCTCGACACCGCGCGGGCCCGGAAGCTGCGGGTGGGCACCGCGCCGGACACGTTCCTGGGGACCGGGCCGCGCACCTGCGCGGACCTGGTCACCCGGGGCGCGATCGGCACCCCGGTCTCGGTGAACGCGGCCATGATGAACGCCGGCCCGGAACGCTTCCACCCCGAACCGGAGTTCCTGTACCAGGAGGGCGCCGGCCCGCTGTTCGACATCGGGCCGTACTACCTGACGGTGCTGACCGCGCTGATGGGGTCGGTCGTCCGGGTGGGTGCCCTCGGGGCGACGGCCCGGCCGGAACGGGTGGTGCTGACCGGCCCCCGCGCCGGCTCGACCTTCCCGGTCCAGACCCCGACGCACGTCAACACCGTGCTGGAGTTCGCCACCGGCGCGCTGGGCATGCTGGTGACCAGCTTCGACGTCACCGCCACCCGCACCCCGCACCTGGAGATCCACGGCACCGGGGGCACGATCGTCGCCGCGCAGGCCAACTCGTGGGGCGGGCCGGTGCTGCTGCGGGGGGCCGGGGACACCGACTTCACCGAGGTGGTGTCCGGTCCGCAGGCGTCCGACGGTTTCATGGGGATGGGCCTGGTCGACCTGGCGCGGGCCATCCTGGCCGACCGGCCCGCGCTGGCCACGGCGGAACGCGGCTTCCACGTGCTGGAGGTGCTCACCGCGATCGCCGACTCGGCCCGGGACGGTGGCCGGTTCGTACCGATGACCTCGACGCTGGAGGATCCCGGCGGTCGACAGCCGGCGGCCCCGGCCGGCCGGTGA
- a CDS encoding MFS transporter: MTDRGTSVTASPPVTGTAVAGSRNTVVLVLFTAMTNLADGVTKVILPLLATRLTESPAQISGVALTLTLPWLLVALHVGVLVDRFDRRRLLWAAELVRLATIAGLFVVVALDAVSLPLLYASGLTLGVASVVALTAGAAIVPAVVPARDRERTNSWVAGAETVCNEFCGPFVGGLLVAAGVSVALGATGVTFVISMLVLALLVGRFRPRSEDQRPTGSVNQQIAAGLRTLWRHRLLRVMTMVVSVLAACWGAWLALIPLVATKVMNLDARGYGILLSALGVGGLVGALTVGPINRWLGRRWAMFADILGTAAMVAAPAVSTSMWVVAVAAFLGGMGGTLWTVNSRTISQRLVSGDMLGRYNAAARLFSWGALPVGAGLMGLLAEWFGVRAAFAVFAVATLALVVPFLRTVTPAALAEVPDSRD, from the coding sequence GTGACCGATCGGGGCACCAGCGTGACGGCGTCCCCACCGGTCACCGGCACGGCCGTCGCCGGCAGCCGGAACACGGTGGTGCTGGTGCTCTTCACCGCGATGACGAACCTGGCCGACGGTGTCACCAAGGTGATCCTGCCGTTGCTGGCCACCCGGCTCACCGAATCACCGGCGCAGATCTCCGGCGTGGCGCTCACGCTCACCCTGCCCTGGCTGCTGGTGGCGTTGCACGTCGGTGTGCTGGTCGACCGGTTCGATCGCCGTCGACTGCTGTGGGCGGCGGAACTGGTCCGGCTGGCCACCATCGCCGGGCTGTTCGTCGTCGTCGCGCTGGACGCGGTCAGCCTGCCGCTGCTGTACGCGTCCGGGCTGACCCTGGGCGTGGCCTCGGTGGTGGCGCTCACCGCCGGGGCGGCGATCGTGCCGGCGGTGGTACCGGCCCGGGACCGGGAACGGACGAACTCCTGGGTGGCCGGTGCCGAAACCGTCTGCAACGAGTTCTGCGGCCCGTTCGTCGGCGGTCTGCTGGTGGCGGCCGGCGTCAGCGTGGCGCTCGGTGCCACCGGCGTCACGTTCGTCATCTCGATGCTGGTTCTCGCGTTGCTGGTCGGCCGGTTCCGGCCCCGGTCCGAGGACCAGCGTCCGACCGGCAGCGTCAACCAGCAGATCGCCGCCGGGCTGCGCACCCTCTGGCGGCACCGCCTGCTCCGGGTGATGACCATGGTGGTGTCGGTGCTGGCCGCCTGCTGGGGTGCCTGGCTGGCGCTGATCCCGCTGGTCGCGACCAAGGTCATGAATCTGGACGCGCGGGGCTACGGGATCCTGCTCAGCGCGCTCGGGGTCGGCGGCCTGGTCGGCGCGCTGACCGTCGGGCCGATCAACCGGTGGCTCGGCCGCCGCTGGGCCATGTTCGCCGACATCCTCGGTACGGCCGCGATGGTGGCGGCACCGGCGGTCAGCACCAGCATGTGGGTGGTCGCCGTGGCCGCGTTCCTCGGCGGCATGGGCGGCACCCTGTGGACGGTGAACTCGCGGACCATCAGCCAACGGCTGGTCTCCGGGGACATGCTGGGTCGCTACAACGCCGCCGCCCGGCTGTTCAGCTGGGGTGCGCTGCCGGTGGGCGCCGGCCTGATGGGCCTGCTCGCCGAGTGGTTCGGTGTCCGGGCCGCGTTCGCCGTGTTCGCGGTGGCGACCCTGGCCCTGGTCGTGCCGTTCCTGCGTACGGTCACGCCCGCCGCCCTGGCCGAGGTCCCGGACAGCCGCGACTGA
- a CDS encoding class I SAM-dependent methyltransferase: protein MGGYDERDLVRRGYDALSYHYRADDADDGGYAPWLADLHQRLPAPAAVLDLGCGCGVPAARFLADAGHQVTGVDISDVQVARARRLVPTATFLRADATRLDLPPASFDAVVCLYALIHMPLADQPKLIERIATWLRPGGWLLTTVGRDAWTGTDDNWLGGPATMWWSHADAATYRSWLHRAGLTVTVEDFVPEGTSGHTLFWARRPER from the coding sequence ATGGGCGGCTACGACGAGCGGGACCTGGTCCGACGCGGGTACGACGCACTCTCGTACCACTACCGGGCCGACGACGCCGACGACGGCGGGTACGCCCCCTGGCTCGCCGACCTCCACCAGCGCCTGCCCGCCCCGGCGGCGGTCCTCGACCTCGGCTGCGGCTGTGGCGTACCGGCCGCCCGTTTCCTCGCCGACGCGGGGCACCAGGTCACCGGCGTGGACATCAGCGACGTACAGGTCGCACGGGCCCGCCGCCTGGTGCCCACCGCGACCTTCCTCCGCGCCGACGCCACCCGGCTCGACCTGCCGCCGGCCTCGTTCGACGCGGTGGTCTGCCTGTACGCCCTGATCCACATGCCGCTGGCCGACCAGCCGAAGCTCATCGAGCGCATCGCCACCTGGCTGCGCCCCGGCGGCTGGCTGCTGACCACCGTCGGCAGGGACGCCTGGACCGGCACCGACGACAACTGGCTCGGCGGCCCCGCCACCATGTGGTGGAGCCACGCCGACGCCGCCACCTACCGGTCGTGGCTCCACCGGGCGGGACTGACCGTCACCGTCGAGGACTTCGTCCCGGAAGGCACCAGCGGACACACCCTCTTCTGGGCGCGCCGCCCGGAGCGCTGA
- a CDS encoding TetR/AcrR family transcriptional regulator: MRADAVRNRGAVLAAADRLFAAATDPDQVSMDDVAVAAGVGKGTLFRHFGDRLGLVRALHAERGDRLRAALAADQPAGPPAERARHLLRELVRFKRDNRVLTLALENAGNGSPYRAGSYGQWHSLLAGLVAEARGPESADYLAHVLLAAVRSDLVEHLADWSDERWDAGLTALTRSVLGDAT; encoded by the coding sequence GTGCGCGCCGACGCGGTACGCAATCGGGGGGCGGTGCTGGCCGCGGCGGACCGGCTGTTCGCGGCCGCGACCGACCCTGACCAGGTCTCGATGGACGACGTCGCGGTCGCCGCCGGAGTGGGCAAGGGCACCCTGTTCCGGCACTTCGGCGATCGGCTGGGACTCGTCCGTGCCCTGCACGCCGAACGCGGCGACCGCCTCCGGGCGGCACTCGCGGCGGACCAGCCGGCCGGTCCGCCGGCGGAACGTGCCCGGCACCTGCTCCGCGAACTGGTCCGGTTCAAGCGGGACAACCGGGTGCTGACGCTGGCCCTGGAGAACGCGGGCAACGGCAGCCCCTACCGCGCCGGGTCGTACGGGCAGTGGCACAGCCTGTTGGCCGGTCTGGTCGCCGAGGCGCGGGGCCCGGAGTCGGCGGACTACCTCGCCCACGTCCTGCTGGCGGCCGTCCGTAGCGACCTCGTGGAGCATCTGGCCGACTGGTCCGATGAGCGCTGGGACGCCGGACTGACCGCGTTGACCCGGTCGGTGCTGGGCGATGCGACGTGA
- a CDS encoding nuclear transport factor 2 family protein produces MPKTTVDLFHQAIDLLLAKDMAGFVALFADDGVLEFPFAPPGQPSRVAGRAALHDYLIGYPEMLDVREITEVTVHQTVDPAVVVTEFTAGGVVVATGKPYQMRYIAVLTARDGHLVHYRDYWNPQAAQELLGGGLVRS; encoded by the coding sequence GTGCCGAAGACCACCGTCGACCTGTTCCACCAGGCCATCGACCTGCTGCTCGCCAAGGACATGGCGGGCTTCGTCGCGCTGTTCGCCGACGACGGCGTGCTGGAGTTCCCGTTCGCGCCACCCGGTCAGCCGAGCCGGGTGGCCGGCCGGGCCGCGTTGCACGACTACCTGATCGGCTACCCGGAGATGCTCGACGTCCGTGAGATCACCGAGGTCACCGTGCACCAGACCGTCGACCCGGCGGTGGTCGTCACCGAGTTCACCGCCGGGGGCGTCGTCGTCGCCACCGGGAAGCCGTACCAGATGCGGTACATCGCCGTCCTGACCGCCCGCGACGGGCACCTCGTGCACTACCGCGACTACTGGAATCCGCAGGCCGCGCAGGAACTGCTCGGCGGAGGGCTGGTCCGTTCATGA
- a CDS encoding serpin family protein — MVSRRSVLRAVPLAAAALTAAPARPRWLGTPSTSTDPDRVPADPATVPPAATAVRGFTADLYRALASTRAGGNVVCAPYSVGLALAMTRAGAGSTSADEMDAVLHAPYPRPGALDSGLNAVDQLLAGRYQDGDGVRLPRLTTANALWSRLDLGLRPGFRDTLAGYYGAVPHPVDFRGAPEAARQEINTWVSDRTNAKIPELLPSDAVGADTSLVLTNTVYLKAAWKYPFTPTATAVEPFTRDDGTVVGVPVMRGPFDRMGYLEGDGWRAVDVPYAGDGLAMAIVMPTRGDLATVEASVDATWLGELLTGFRTTDVQLRLPRWTFRLPAELGAVLSGLGMPTAFSTRADFAAMSTEPALRIDNVAHETFIAVDEKGTEAAAASAVIVRPPTIPQGPQFFVNRPFLYVIHDRSTGVPLFLGRVHDPLVTGPA; from the coding sequence ATGGTCTCGCGTCGATCGGTCCTGCGGGCGGTACCCCTTGCTGCCGCTGCCCTCACCGCCGCCCCGGCTCGTCCCCGTTGGCTGGGCACGCCGTCCACGTCGACGGACCCGGACCGGGTACCCGCCGACCCGGCCACCGTGCCGCCCGCCGCGACCGCCGTACGCGGCTTCACCGCCGACCTCTACCGCGCGTTGGCGTCGACCCGCGCGGGCGGCAACGTGGTGTGCGCGCCGTACTCGGTCGGGCTCGCGCTCGCGATGACCAGGGCGGGCGCCGGCTCGACCTCGGCGGACGAGATGGACGCGGTGCTCCACGCGCCGTATCCGCGCCCCGGCGCGCTCGACAGTGGGCTCAACGCCGTCGACCAGCTGCTCGCCGGCCGGTACCAGGACGGCGACGGAGTCAGGCTGCCCCGCCTGACCACGGCCAACGCCCTGTGGAGCCGCCTCGACCTGGGCCTGCGACCCGGATTCCGGGACACCCTGGCCGGCTACTACGGTGCCGTGCCGCACCCGGTCGACTTCCGCGGCGCGCCGGAGGCGGCCCGCCAGGAGATCAACACCTGGGTGTCCGACCGGACCAACGCGAAGATCCCGGAGTTGTTGCCGTCCGACGCGGTGGGTGCCGACACCAGCCTGGTGCTGACCAACACGGTCTACCTCAAGGCCGCCTGGAAGTACCCGTTCACCCCGACGGCCACGGCGGTGGAGCCGTTCACCCGGGACGACGGTACCGTCGTCGGCGTCCCGGTCATGCGCGGGCCGTTCGACCGGATGGGCTACCTGGAGGGGGACGGGTGGCGTGCGGTCGACGTGCCGTACGCGGGCGACGGACTCGCCATGGCCATCGTCATGCCGACCCGGGGCGACCTCGCCACGGTCGAGGCGAGCGTCGACGCGACGTGGCTGGGGGAGCTGCTCACCGGGTTCCGGACCACCGACGTCCAGCTACGTCTGCCCCGCTGGACGTTCCGCCTGCCGGCCGAGCTGGGCGCGGTGCTGAGCGGCCTCGGCATGCCCACCGCGTTCTCCACCCGGGCCGACTTCGCCGCGATGAGCACCGAACCGGCCCTGCGTATCGACAACGTGGCGCACGAGACGTTCATCGCGGTGGACGAGAAGGGTACCGAGGCCGCCGCCGCGTCGGCCGTCATCGTCCGGCCGCCGACGATCCCGCAGGGGCCGCAGTTCTTCGTCAACCGGCCGTTCCTGTACGTCATCCACGACCGGTCCACCGGTGTGCCCCTCTTCCTCGGCCGGGTCCACGACCCGTTGGTCACCGGCCCGGCCTGA
- a CDS encoding SHOCT domain-containing protein, protein MKTVTREIAGLVIGLIGIVLLGIGLNGVLDIGSCASGGPYAITRPCPEGSDALFWLSMSGALMWVLGFIVSGRGFSEPGTGQVLWTAGFAGGGTALLVKVLTQPSMPPDARLGASIVAAVCIPMGLAVGIVGIVQLVRRRGRRGSGPGRTKDGARTAAAPRRSTPWTRLKALHDLRSTGALTREEFDVLKAGLADPEPADRRKPAVDRVALIRQLADQRASGALSTEQFEARKRKVMRGERVDPAGR, encoded by the coding sequence ATGAAGACCGTCACACGTGAGATCGCAGGCCTCGTGATCGGCCTGATCGGCATCGTGCTGTTGGGCATCGGGCTGAACGGCGTACTCGACATCGGCAGTTGCGCCTCCGGTGGCCCGTATGCGATCACCCGGCCCTGCCCGGAGGGCTCGGATGCCCTGTTCTGGCTGTCGATGAGCGGTGCGCTCATGTGGGTACTGGGCTTCATCGTCAGCGGGCGGGGCTTCTCCGAACCGGGCACCGGGCAGGTCCTGTGGACGGCCGGCTTCGCCGGAGGCGGCACCGCCCTGCTGGTGAAGGTGCTCACCCAACCGTCGATGCCGCCGGACGCACGGCTCGGCGCGTCCATCGTGGCCGCCGTGTGCATCCCGATGGGCCTGGCCGTCGGGATCGTCGGGATCGTGCAACTCGTCCGCCGACGGGGTCGACGCGGCAGCGGACCGGGACGGACGAAGGACGGTGCCCGGACCGCTGCCGCGCCACGCCGGAGCACCCCGTGGACGCGGCTGAAGGCCCTGCACGATCTGCGGAGTACCGGAGCGCTCACCCGCGAGGAGTTCGACGTCCTCAAGGCCGGTCTGGCCGACCCCGAGCCGGCCGACCGACGGAAGCCGGCGGTCGACCGTGTCGCCCTGATCCGGCAACTGGCCGACCAGCGGGCCTCGGGAGCGTTGAGCACGGAGCAGTTCGAGGCCAGGAAGCGCAAGGTCATGCGCGGCGAGCGGGTCGACCCGGCCGGGCGGTGA
- a CDS encoding YcxB family protein, whose amino-acid sequence MHIRFDVPADPDYPGRVAAALSRVRLRRYGQVGAVLAALGAVGLAAARGPGWGEQLTPLWIPMLVGGLLAMLYAPWARWRARRRSGRYAVEGSYDITDENIMMRSGSESGGIAWEGVDQVRDTTEFWIVYVRGNPATVIPRDLMSAQDAETLRAFLAERGLLQAR is encoded by the coding sequence GTGCACATCCGTTTCGACGTCCCCGCCGATCCCGACTACCCGGGCCGGGTGGCCGCCGCGCTCAGCAGGGTCCGGCTGCGCAGGTACGGCCAGGTCGGCGCGGTGCTGGCGGCCCTCGGGGCGGTCGGGCTCGCCGCCGCGCGCGGACCCGGGTGGGGTGAACAGCTCACACCGCTGTGGATACCCATGCTCGTGGGTGGTCTGCTGGCGATGCTGTACGCGCCATGGGCGCGGTGGCGGGCCCGGCGGCGCTCCGGCCGCTACGCGGTCGAGGGCTCCTACGACATCACCGACGAGAACATCATGATGCGCAGCGGCTCGGAGTCCGGCGGGATCGCCTGGGAGGGCGTCGACCAGGTGCGGGACACCACCGAGTTCTGGATCGTGTACGTCCGCGGGAACCCGGCGACCGTGATCCCCCGCGACCTGATGTCCGCCCAGGACGCCGAGACGTTGCGTGCCTTCCTGGCCGAACGGGGACTGCTCCAGGCTCGGTGA
- a CDS encoding PadR family transcriptional regulator: MQDVVLAMLAKEPAHGYELRGRMRAALGPLGESMNAGQIYVALARLGKAGLVTSERAEGLPDRPDRRVYALTPAGQQRVAGWLAEVNWPKPDLTEFHLKLVAAAAGRLADPVELVDAQRREVLRRLRDTQRAALDRSVDPVAGLLLEGVVLRLRADLEWLEACERMWTGRDRAGRRAKA, from the coding sequence GTGCAGGACGTGGTTCTGGCCATGCTGGCGAAGGAGCCGGCGCACGGGTACGAGTTGCGCGGACGGATGCGGGCCGCGCTCGGTCCGCTGGGCGAGTCGATGAACGCCGGGCAGATCTACGTGGCGCTGGCCCGGCTGGGCAAGGCCGGACTGGTGACGTCGGAGCGGGCCGAGGGTCTGCCGGACCGGCCCGATCGCCGGGTCTACGCGCTGACGCCGGCCGGACAGCAGCGGGTCGCGGGGTGGTTGGCCGAGGTGAACTGGCCGAAGCCGGACCTTACGGAGTTCCACCTGAAGTTGGTGGCCGCCGCGGCCGGACGGCTGGCTGATCCGGTGGAACTGGTCGACGCGCAGCGGCGCGAGGTGCTGCGTCGACTGCGCGACACCCAGCGCGCGGCGCTGGACCGGTCGGTGGATCCGGTCGCCGGGCTGCTGCTGGAGGGCGTCGTGCTGCGGCTGCGGGCCGACCTGGAATGGCTGGAGGCATGCGAACGCATGTGGACCGGACGGGATCGGGCAGGGCGGAGGGCAAAGGCATGA
- a CDS encoding ABC transporter ATP-binding protein translates to MTGSVALRARGLTKWYGSHNALVRAVDEVDLDVPVGQTLAIMGPSGCGKSTLLHMLGGLQRPTDGQVWLAEHRIDTMSERALARLRRDGVGFVFQSFHLMEELTAVENVELAALLAGRPPGRARKRAMYLLDRVGLADRAAHLPSALSGGQRQRVAIARALSNEPLVVLADEPTGNLDSAATLEVLRLFEELHATGQTLVVVTHDARIAAVADRVISMRDGAFADDSRFATTATGTGLGGWR, encoded by the coding sequence ATGACCGGTTCGGTGGCGCTGCGGGCACGTGGGCTCACCAAGTGGTACGGCTCGCACAACGCGCTGGTACGCGCGGTCGACGAGGTCGACCTGGACGTGCCCGTCGGACAGACCTTGGCGATCATGGGCCCGAGCGGCTGCGGCAAGTCCACCCTGCTGCACATGCTCGGCGGGCTGCAACGCCCGACCGACGGGCAGGTGTGGCTGGCCGAGCACCGGATCGACACGATGAGCGAACGGGCCCTGGCCCGGCTGCGGCGCGACGGCGTCGGGTTCGTCTTCCAGTCGTTCCACCTCATGGAGGAACTCACCGCCGTGGAGAACGTGGAACTGGCCGCGCTGCTGGCCGGCCGGCCTCCGGGGCGGGCACGCAAGCGGGCGATGTACCTGCTGGACCGGGTCGGGCTCGCCGACCGCGCCGCACACCTGCCCTCGGCGTTGTCCGGTGGGCAGCGCCAGCGGGTCGCCATCGCCCGCGCGTTGAGCAACGAGCCGCTGGTCGTACTGGCCGACGAACCCACCGGCAACCTGGACAGCGCCGCCACCCTGGAGGTGCTGCGGCTGTTCGAGGAGTTGCACGCCACAGGACAGACCCTCGTGGTGGTCACCCATGACGCCCGCATCGCCGCGGTCGCCGACCGGGTGATCTCCATGCGCGACGGGGCGTTCGCCGACGACAGCCGGTTCGCCACCACCGCAACCGGCACCGGCCTCGGCGGGTGGCGCTGA